Proteins encoded in a region of the Cardiocondyla obscurior isolate alpha-2009 unplaced genomic scaffold, Cobs3.1 scaffold33_214576_698314, whole genome shotgun sequence genome:
- the LOC139112646 gene encoding golgin subfamily A member 6-like protein 6 produces the protein MSEEKREEIEKMKDMEGESEKDVEQGEEKKRKPGKPARVEGLMRERANSLPIIKAFQKAEKRKERQEEGGEMESMEGFKRSNRVLRSPIKGMGEEGVVKNVERKEKEVEGLGMMMKEMRGEFARIQEQMEVLMECKVKIRKEIEELKKMWRDDKVVLEKRISEIEKKVMEKKGTEGLEGEGAEEVKGRVMGLEERMRMLEIGKERERKKWRKNNLIVRGLKIKEENKEELKKKVEEIFEVIGVKAKIMEVNKIGGINKGGYGMVWVKLENFKDKVEIMKKKGKLKERTEWIGDDMTEYERKVEWVIKRKAEKRKREGSQVKIGYKKMWVDKELWVWDEMKDELRKWPEVKRREKEEEKNKKKIMVDKSNMSF, from the coding sequence ATGAgtgaagaaaaaagagaagaaattgaaaaaatgaaagataTGGAAGGAGAAAGTGAAAAAGATGTAGAGCaaggagaggagaagaaaagaaaaccaGGAAAGCCGGCGAGGGTGGAAGGCCTGATGAGGGAGAGAGCAAACAGCCTCCCCATCATAAAGGCATTTCAAAAGgcagaaaagagaaaggagaggcAAGAGGAAGGAGGGGAAATGGAAAGTATGGAAGGATTTAAGAGGAGTAATAGAGTGTTAAGATCGCCGATAAAGGGCATGGGAGAAGAAGGAGTGGTAAAGAATgtagaaagaaaggagaaagaagtgGAAGGATTGGGGATGATGATGAAGGAAATGAGAGGCGAATTTGCTAGGATTCAAGAGCAGATGGAAGTATTAATGGAATGTAAGGTAAAAATCAGGAAGGAAATAGAGGAGTTAAAGAAGATGTGGAGGGACGACAAAGTGGTGTTGGAGAAAAGAATAagtgaaattgaaaaaaaagtaatggaGAAGAAGGGTACAGAAGGGCTAGAGGGGGAGGGAGCAGAAGAGGTAAAGGGGAGAGTAATGGGTTTGGAAGAGAGAATGAGGATGTTGGAGATTggtaaagaaagagaaagaaaaaaatggaggAAAAATAACTTGATTGTAAGGggcctaaaaataaaagaagagaataaagaggaattaaagaaaaaggtagaagaaatttttgaagtgATTGGGGTAAAAGCAAAGATAATGGAAGTAAATAAGATTGGGGGAATAAATAAGGGAGGATACGGGATGGTATGGGtaaaacttgaaaattttaaggACAAGgtggaaataatgaaaaaaaaaggaaaattaaaggaGAGAACGGAATGGATAGGGGATGACATGACGGAATATGAGAGAAAGGTTGAATgggtaataaaaagaaaggcagagaaaagaaaaagagaaggtaGCCAGGTGAAAATAGGGTACAAAAAAATGTGGGTGGACAAGGAACTTTGGGTATGGGACGAAATGAAAGATGAGTTGAGAAAATGGCCGGAAGTaaagagaagggaaaaagaggaggaaaagaacaaaaaaaagataatggtagataaaagtaatatgagtttttag